From Dasypus novemcinctus isolate mDasNov1 chromosome 8, mDasNov1.1.hap2, whole genome shotgun sequence, the proteins below share one genomic window:
- the LCN15 gene encoding lipocalin-15 isoform X2, whose translation MVSDCKVFLGSKDHFPMSTSEVTAGAGGDLRMHVAMPGPSGCNQMDADYLKVGSEGHYRAPALGFLDVRIATTDYHSFGVVYIYKELDGVRSILVQLFSRTQDASPEAMEAFQDVYRTVGLSDDMMAMMPKSDVCPAGGQEAP comes from the exons ATGGTGTCCGACTGCAAGGTCTTCCTGGGCTCGAAGGACCACTTCCCGATGTCCACCAGCGAGGTCACGGCCGGAGCGGGCGGCGACCTCCGCATGCACGTGGCCATGCCCGG GCCCAGTGGCTGTAACCAGATGGACGCCGACTACCTGAAGGTGGGCTCCGAGGGGCACTACCGCGCCCCAG CCCTGGGCTTCCTGGACGTGCGCATTGCGACCACCGACTACCACTCCTTCGGGGTGGTCTACATCTACAAGGAGCTCGACGGAGTGCGCAGCATCCTGGTGCAGCTCTTCA GCCGGACCCAGGATGCCAGCCCCGAGGCCATGGAGGCCTTCCAGGATGTCTACCGGACGGTGGGGCTCTCGGACGACATGATGGCCATGATGCCCAAGTCAG ACGTGTGCCCTGCGGGAGGCCAGGAGGCACCCTGA
- the LCN15 gene encoding lipocalin-15 isoform X1: protein MGVLCSPLGLALALLWTSVALAEVLVQPDFDAQKFSGLWYVVAMVSDCKVFLGSKDHFPMSTSEVTAGAGGDLRMHVAMPGPSGCNQMDADYLKVGSEGHYRAPALGFLDVRIATTDYHSFGVVYIYKELDGVRSILVQLFSRTQDASPEAMEAFQDVYRTVGLSDDMMAMMPKSDVCPAGGQEAP from the exons ATGGGGGTTCTGTGTTCTCCTCTgggcctggccctggccctgctctGGACGTCGGTAGCCCTGGCCGAAGTCCTGGTGCAGCCCGACTTTGATGCCCAAAAG TTCTCAGGCCTGTGGTACGTGGTGGCCATGGTGTCCGACTGCAAGGTCTTCCTGGGCTCGAAGGACCACTTCCCGATGTCCACCAGCGAGGTCACGGCCGGAGCGGGCGGCGACCTCCGCATGCACGTGGCCATGCCCGG GCCCAGTGGCTGTAACCAGATGGACGCCGACTACCTGAAGGTGGGCTCCGAGGGGCACTACCGCGCCCCAG CCCTGGGCTTCCTGGACGTGCGCATTGCGACCACCGACTACCACTCCTTCGGGGTGGTCTACATCTACAAGGAGCTCGACGGAGTGCGCAGCATCCTGGTGCAGCTCTTCA GCCGGACCCAGGATGCCAGCCCCGAGGCCATGGAGGCCTTCCAGGATGTCTACCGGACGGTGGGGCTCTCGGACGACATGATGGCCATGATGCCCAAGTCAG ACGTGTGCCCTGCGGGAGGCCAGGAGGCACCCTGA